The Anas platyrhynchos isolate ZD024472 breed Pekin duck chromosome 3, IASCAAS_PekinDuck_T2T, whole genome shotgun sequence genome includes a window with the following:
- the PGM3 gene encoding phosphoacetylglucosamine mutase: protein MDFEALKKYSALHPKPAGLTLQYGTAGFRSKAEQLDHVMFRMGLLAALRSRATGSTIGVMVTASHNPEEDNGVKLVDPLGEMLHPSWEEYATQLANAEEQELQKTLTEICQKAAVNQQKDASVFIGRDTRPSSKKLSQAVIDGVSVLGGQYHDYGLVTTPQLHYVVCCQNTREQYGKPTLEGYYQKLSKAFMELIKKSPGSGEGQRHLKIDCANGIGALKLSEMQPYLPKEVLVHIYNDGTKEKLNHLCGADFVKVHQKPPKGLDMKPNERCCSFDGDADRIVYYYTDTAGHFHLIDGDKIATLISIFLKELLAKVGQTLKMAVIQTAYANGSSTRYLEETLQVPVHCVKTGVKHLHHKAQEFDVGVYFEANGHGTVLFSKAAENTIRQLAKEEKDDAKREAAKVLENLIDLINQTVGDAISDMLVIEAILSLKGLTVHQWDAFYTDFPNRLLKVQVADRQVIDTTDAERRAVTPPGLQEKIDALVKKYKFSRAFVRPSGTEDVVRIYAEADTQENADALAHEVSLAVYHLAGGRGAPPQPL from the exons ATGGATTTtgaagcactgaaaaaataCTCAGCGCTGCATCCTAAGCCTGCTGGACTCACCCTTCAGTATGGCACTGCTGGGTTCCGCAGCAAGGCAGAGCAGCTCGACCACGTCATGTTCCGCATGGGCTTGCTGGCAGCTCTCAGGTCCCGAGCCACAGGATCTACCATCGGTGTCATGGTTACAGCATCTCACAATCCTGAA GAAGATAATGGTGTGAAGCTGGTTGATCCTCTCGGTGAAATGCTGCACCCCTCCTGGGAAGAATATGCCACCCAGCTAGCAAATGCAGAGGAGCAAGAGTTACAGAAAACACTAACTGAGATCTgccaaaaagcagcagtgaacCAGCAAAAAGATGCTTCAGTGTTTATTGGTAGAGACACCAG accAAGCAGCAAGAAGCTTTCACAGGCGGTAATAGATGGTGTCTCTGTTCTGGGCGGCCAGTACCACG ATTATGGTCTGGTGACCACACCACAGCTACATTACGTGGTCTGCTGTCAGAACACCCGGGAGCAGTATGGGAAACCAACGCTGGAAGGTTATTACCAAAAACTATCCAAAGCTTTTATGGAACTGATAAAAAAG TCTCCCGGCTCTGGGGAGGGTCAGCGGCATCTGAAGATTGACTGTGCCAATGGTATCGGAGCCCTGAAGCTGTCGGAGATGCAGCCCTACCTCCCAAAGGAGGTGCTAGTTCACATCTATAATGACGGAACCAAGGAGAAACTCAATCACTTGTGCGGTGCAGATTTTGTAAAAGTTCACCAGAAGCCACCTAAAG GGCTAGACATGAAGCCTAATGAGAGATGCTGCTCGTTCGATGGCGATGCAGATAGAATTGTGTATTACTACACGGACACAGCTGGCCATTTTCACCTCATAGATGGAGATAAAATAGCAACTTTAATTAGTATCTTCCTTAAAGAACTTCTTGCCAAG gtgGGACAGACGTTGAAGATGGCAGTAATACAAACAGCCTACGCCAATGGGAGTTCAACGCGGTACCTTGAGGAAACGCTGCAG GTGCCTGTTCACTGTGTCAAAACTGGAGTGAAACACCTGCATCACAAGGCTCAGGAGTTTGATGTTGGTGTTTATTTTGAGGCAAATGGACACGGGACA gTGCTCTTcagcaaagctgctgaaaaTACGATAAGACAACtggcaaaagaagagaaagatgaTGCAAAAAGAGAAGCAGCGAAGGTGCTTGAAAACCTAATTGACCTCATTAATCAG ACGGTGGGTGACGCCATCTCAGACATGCTGGTGATCGAAGCCATCCTGTCCCTGAAAGGTCTGACTGTGCACCAGTGGGATGCCTTCTACACCGACTTCCCAAACCGGCTGCTCAAAGTTCAG GTTGCCGACAGACAAGTTATTGACACAACAGACGCAGAAAGACGGGCAGTTACACCTCCAGGGCTACAAGAGAAAATCGATGCCTTGGTGAAGAAGTACAAGTTCTCACGAGCATTTGTCCGTCCGTCGGGAACAGAAGATGTTGTTAGGATATACGCTGAAGCAGACACGCAG GAGAATGCTGATGCCCTTGCCCATGAAGTAAGCCTGGCTGTTTACCACCTCGCCGGTGGGAGAGGAGCACCACCCCAGCCGCTATAA